In Chloroflexota bacterium, a genomic segment contains:
- a CDS encoding LysM peptidoglycan-binding domain-containing protein — MRSVAPLVLGFLLVLALAWTPIAGVQAQDGVHVVQPGETLSTIAQRYGVDVEDIVRANRLANPNAIYVGQKLRIPSTTGEEASSDNAPGVHIVQPGETLSSIAAQYGVTVQEIADASGIAVSAILRVGQRLTIPGQAPAAESPETQPAAPEPELEPQVYVVRSGDTLEGIARQFGTSVASLARANNLSSPSLIFPGRRLIIPKSKVAQPYGGGKRVEVSISRQRCYVYDGDTLLYEWVCSTGRRSSPTKPGTYYVQSKMRKAYGSAWNIWMPYWLGVYWAGGTENGFHGLPWNATTGLETWSGLVGTPITFGCIMLSDENARMLWNMAYIGMPVIIDY; from the coding sequence ATGCGCTCTGTTGCCCCTCTCGTCTTAGGATTCCTCCTGGTGTTGGCGCTGGCATGGACGCCGATCGCGGGCGTGCAAGCCCAGGATGGAGTCCATGTCGTGCAGCCGGGGGAGACCCTCTCCACGATCGCGCAGCGCTATGGCGTCGACGTAGAGGATATCGTGCGGGCCAACCGCTTGGCAAATCCGAACGCCATCTATGTAGGGCAGAAGCTTCGTATCCCCAGCACTACCGGGGAAGAGGCCTCCTCTGATAACGCACCCGGGGTTCACATCGTTCAACCGGGCGAGACCCTGTCCTCCATTGCGGCGCAGTACGGGGTGACCGTTCAGGAGATCGCGGATGCGTCGGGGATCGCCGTTAGCGCTATCCTGCGGGTGGGGCAGCGGCTGACGATCCCGGGGCAGGCCCCCGCGGCGGAGTCCCCGGAGACGCAGCCTGCCGCTCCGGAGCCGGAGCTGGAGCCTCAGGTGTACGTGGTCCGGTCGGGGGACACGCTGGAGGGGATCGCCCGCCAATTCGGGACCTCCGTGGCTTCGCTGGCGCGGGCGAACAACCTGAGCAGCCCGTCGTTGATCTTCCCCGGGAGGCGATTGATCATCCCCAAGTCGAAGGTGGCTCAGCCCTATGGTGGTGGCAAACGGGTGGAGGTGAGCATCTCCCGCCAGCGATGCTACGTATATGACGGCGATACGTTGCTGTACGAGTGGGTATGCTCCACGGGACGGCGTAGCTCGCCCACGAAGCCGGGCACCTATTACGTGCAGAGCAAGATGCGCAAGGCATATGGGTCGGCCTGGAACATCTGGATGCCGTACTGGTTGGGGGTGTATTGGGCGGGTGGCACGGAGAACGGGTTTCATGGGCTGCCGTGGAACGCCACCACCGGCCTGGAGACGTGGTCGGGGCTGGTGGGAACGCCCATCACTTTTGGGTGTATCATGTTGAGCGATGAGAACGCCAGGATGCTATGGAACATGGCGTACATCGGGATGCCCGTCATCATCGACTATTGA
- a CDS encoding NUDIX hydrolase, translating to MSSNPDHIPDFQWKTLRRQLLLDRRPWLTLWEEDVLLPSGYRIDGYLLAEARPYAMVFAVTDDGHVPLVRQYKHGLRRLAYDLPSGYLDSDDEDPLACAQRELAEEAGFHGGEWHHLGSPTIDSNRGTTQAHLFLALGVTGDGTQHLDPTEQIEVSLFPITKVSAMAHAGEISGLASIANIFMALDLLRDRGYPV from the coding sequence ATGTCAAGTAATCCAGATCACATCCCAGATTTCCAATGGAAGACGCTGCGACGGCAGCTCCTGCTCGACCGCCGGCCATGGCTCACATTGTGGGAGGAGGACGTGCTCCTCCCCTCCGGCTATCGAATCGATGGCTACCTGCTGGCCGAGGCCCGCCCATACGCCATGGTCTTCGCCGTCACGGACGATGGCCACGTCCCCCTGGTCCGCCAATACAAGCATGGCCTCCGCCGGCTGGCCTACGACCTGCCGTCCGGATACCTGGACAGCGACGACGAAGATCCCCTGGCCTGCGCACAACGGGAGCTGGCCGAGGAAGCGGGCTTCCACGGTGGCGAATGGCATCACCTGGGCAGCCCGACCATCGACAGCAACCGAGGCACCACCCAGGCTCACCTGTTCCTGGCCCTCGGCGTTACGGGAGACGGAACGCAACATCTGGACCCAACCGAGCAGATCGAGGTGAGCCTGTTCCCCATAACAAAGGTCTCCGCAATGGCCCACGCAGGCGAGATCAGCGGCCTGGCCAGCATCGCGAATATCTTCATGGCGCTGGATCTCCTGCGTGATCGCGGATATCCGGTCTGA
- a CDS encoding ABC transporter ATP-binding protein has protein sequence METLIRLIAYLRPHRRRLILTYFCLMAVTGLNLIIPWLIKQVIDIGLTRGEHRYLIHAALIVVGISLVRTIFSFGQRYGVQALSQWVAYDIRNQLYDHIQRLSFSFHTRSQTGQLMSRTAEDVNSVQRFVGMGLLDALNILLLLFGIIAILLRMNWRLALIALIPIPFLAVFVLYFARHMRPLWRQVQQQFAEVSSVLQENLTGAQVVRAFAREPFEMRKFDETNREYMKLRLRAIRFWGTNFPFMMFLISCSTALILWFGGPMVARGDVTLGTLVAINGYVLMLAMPVQRLGFIVNLTAEALAAGDRIFEVLDTPPEIHDAPDAIELPPVEGHVRFEHVDFQYPDDKYPALRDIHFHARPGEIIALVGHTGSGKSTLINLIPRFYDVTAGRVTIDGYDVRKVTLKSLRRQIGLVLQDTLLFATTIRENIAYGRPDATEEEVIAAAKAAHAHEFIMSFPKGYDTEVGERGITLSGGQRQRIAIARALLVNPRILVLDDSTSSVDTETEYKIQQALTTLMKGRTSFVIAQRLTTVKNADQILVLDHGRIVQRGTHEELLREPGPYREIYDLQLRDQEEAAAAVARTAQPARGGRTR, from the coding sequence ATGGAGACGCTGATTCGATTGATCGCCTACCTGAGGCCCCACCGTAGGCGATTGATACTCACGTACTTCTGCCTCATGGCCGTCACCGGGTTGAACCTGATCATCCCCTGGCTGATCAAGCAGGTCATCGACATCGGCCTGACCCGGGGCGAGCACCGATACCTGATCCACGCAGCGCTCATCGTCGTCGGGATCAGCCTGGTCAGGACGATTTTCTCCTTCGGACAGCGCTACGGCGTACAGGCGCTATCACAGTGGGTCGCATACGACATACGCAACCAGCTTTACGACCACATCCAGCGTCTCAGCTTCTCGTTTCACACCCGCTCACAGACCGGGCAACTCATGTCGCGCACAGCCGAGGATGTCAACTCGGTGCAACGCTTCGTTGGGATGGGCCTGCTGGACGCGCTCAACATCCTGCTGCTCCTGTTCGGCATCATCGCCATCCTGCTGCGCATGAACTGGCGCCTGGCGCTCATCGCCCTTATCCCAATCCCCTTCCTGGCCGTCTTCGTGCTCTACTTCGCCCGTCACATGCGCCCCCTGTGGCGCCAGGTGCAGCAACAGTTCGCCGAGGTGAGCAGCGTGCTGCAGGAGAACCTCACCGGAGCCCAAGTCGTGCGCGCCTTCGCCCGTGAGCCCTTCGAGATGCGAAAGTTCGACGAGACGAACCGGGAATACATGAAGTTGCGGCTGCGCGCCATCCGCTTCTGGGGCACGAACTTCCCCTTCATGATGTTCCTCATCTCGTGCAGCACGGCGCTCATCCTGTGGTTCGGCGGCCCCATGGTCGCCCGGGGGGACGTCACCCTGGGCACCCTGGTCGCCATCAACGGATACGTCCTCATGCTGGCCATGCCGGTACAGCGGCTGGGGTTCATCGTCAATCTGACGGCCGAGGCGCTGGCCGCCGGCGATCGCATCTTCGAGGTGCTGGATACCCCGCCGGAGATCCACGACGCCCCGGACGCGATAGAGCTGCCCCCCGTCGAGGGACACGTGCGGTTCGAGCACGTCGATTTTCAATACCCAGATGACAAGTACCCGGCGCTCCGGGATATCCATTTTCACGCCCGGCCGGGGGAGATCATCGCGCTGGTGGGGCACACGGGCTCCGGCAAGAGCACGCTGATCAACCTGATCCCACGCTTCTACGATGTGACGGCCGGCCGCGTCACCATCGACGGCTACGACGTGCGCAAGGTCACCTTGAAATCGCTGCGCCGCCAGATCGGCCTGGTGCTTCAGGATACGCTGCTCTTCGCCACCACCATCCGGGAGAACATCGCTTACGGCCGCCCCGATGCTACCGAGGAGGAGGTGATCGCGGCGGCCAAGGCCGCCCATGCCCACGAGTTCATCATGTCCTTCCCTAAGGGATACGATACGGAGGTGGGCGAGCGCGGCATCACCCTGTCGGGCGGACAGCGCCAGCGGATTGCCATCGCCCGGGCGCTGTTGGTGAACCCACGCATCCTCGTCCTGGACGACTCGACCTCCAGCGTGGACACGGAGACGGAGTACAAGATCCAGCAGGCCCTGACGACGCTGATGAAAGGGCGCACTTCCTTCGTCATCGCGCAGCGGCTGACCACGGTGAAGAACGCGGATCAGATCCTGGTGCTGGACCACGGCCGCATCGTGCAGCGGGGCACGCACGAGGAGCTGCTGCGCGAGCCAGGCCCCTACCGGGAGATCTACGATCTGCAGCTACGGGATCAGGAAGAGGCCGCGGCGGCGGTCGCCCGCACCGCACAGCCCGCCCGGGGAGGGAGGACACGGTGA
- a CDS encoding ABC transporter ATP-binding protein, protein MVLALLLMGMVTGATLAGPYLIKFALDNAIAKGNLPLLRWLVAAYVGVNIVAWLARAAQVAVVAEAGQMSIYQIRKQLFEHLQRQSLSFFDRADVGVLMSRVTSDVNRLQDLVTWAIVGTAADLFMLAGIIIAMVSLNAYLSMITFTVLPVMFLITAIWRVRARDNWRRVRYYNGRLLGYLQENIQGVRVVQAFTREALNLKRFVEEVNHNYLDAQLRAARLSAIFFPGVDFLGSMAIALAIGFGGSAVLGEQITPGVLVAFILYIDRFFNPIRDLAQRYNTLQVAMAAGERIFNLLDRPPEIQSKPGAIELPPIRGEVIFDHVSFSYEEGVPVLQDINLHVRPGQMVAFVGATGAGKSSLVSLLGRFYEIDSGRILIDGYDIRDVDLASLRRQMGIVLQETFLFRGSVMDNIRYGRLDATDEEVIEAAKAIGAHEFIERLPSGYYTQVEEGGAILSVGQRQLIAFARALLADPRILILDEATSSIDTQTERLIQEAMKRLLKGRTAFVIAHRLSTIVRADQIVVLEHGRIVEKGTHEELLARRGAYYRLYTMGFMTVPLAERSGDNGCSRLQTQRQKG, encoded by the coding sequence ATGGTGCTGGCGCTGCTGCTGATGGGCATGGTCACCGGCGCCACCCTCGCCGGCCCCTATCTGATCAAGTTCGCCCTGGACAATGCTATCGCCAAGGGGAACCTTCCGCTCCTGCGCTGGCTGGTGGCCGCCTACGTGGGCGTCAACATCGTCGCCTGGCTGGCCCGCGCCGCCCAGGTCGCCGTCGTGGCCGAGGCCGGCCAGATGAGCATCTATCAGATCCGCAAGCAACTCTTCGAGCACCTGCAGCGGCAATCGCTCAGCTTCTTCGATCGGGCGGACGTGGGCGTGCTCATGTCCCGGGTGACCTCCGACGTGAACCGGTTGCAGGACCTGGTGACCTGGGCCATCGTGGGAACGGCCGCCGACCTGTTCATGCTGGCCGGCATCATCATCGCCATGGTCTCCCTGAACGCTTACCTCTCCATGATCACCTTCACCGTCCTGCCGGTGATGTTCCTCATCACCGCCATCTGGCGGGTACGCGCCCGGGACAACTGGCGGCGGGTCCGTTACTATAACGGCCGCCTGCTGGGCTACCTGCAGGAGAACATCCAGGGCGTGCGCGTGGTCCAGGCGTTCACCCGGGAGGCGCTGAATCTGAAGCGCTTCGTGGAGGAGGTGAACCACAACTACCTGGACGCGCAGCTCCGGGCCGCCCGACTGTCCGCCATCTTCTTCCCAGGCGTGGACTTCCTGGGCTCCATGGCCATCGCGCTGGCCATCGGCTTCGGCGGCTCGGCCGTCCTGGGCGAGCAGATCACGCCCGGCGTGCTCGTGGCGTTCATCCTCTACATCGACCGGTTCTTCAACCCCATTCGCGACCTGGCGCAGCGCTACAACACGCTACAGGTGGCCATGGCCGCCGGCGAGCGCATCTTCAACTTGCTCGATCGACCGCCCGAGATCCAGAGCAAGCCCGGCGCCATCGAGCTCCCCCCCATCCGGGGCGAGGTGATCTTCGATCATGTCTCCTTCTCCTACGAGGAAGGGGTGCCCGTCCTGCAGGATATCAACCTCCACGTCCGGCCCGGCCAGATGGTGGCCTTCGTCGGGGCCACCGGCGCGGGCAAGAGCAGCCTGGTCTCGCTGTTGGGCCGCTTTTACGAGATCGACTCCGGGCGGATCCTGATCGATGGATACGACATCCGGGATGTGGATCTGGCCTCCCTGCGACGCCAGATGGGTATCGTGCTCCAGGAGACGTTCCTGTTCCGCGGGTCGGTGATGGACAACATCCGCTATGGCCGTCTGGACGCCACCGACGAGGAGGTCATTGAGGCGGCCAAGGCGATCGGGGCTCACGAGTTCATCGAGCGCCTGCCCAGCGGCTACTACACCCAGGTGGAGGAAGGCGGCGCCATCCTCTCCGTCGGGCAGCGACAGCTGATCGCCTTCGCCCGGGCCTTGCTGGCCGACCCGCGCATCCTCATTCTGGACGAGGCGACCTCCAGCATCGACACGCAGACCGAGCGGCTGATCCAGGAGGCCATGAAGCGGCTGCTGAAGGGGCGGACCGCCTTCGTGATCGCCCACCGGCTGAGCACCATCGTGCGGGCCGACCAGATCGTGGTGCTGGAGCACGGCCGCATCGTGGAGAAGGGCACCCACGAGGAGCTTCTAGCCAGGCGAGGTGCCTATTACCGTTTGTACACAATGGGGTTCATGACCGTGCCGCTGGCCGAGCGATCGGGTGACAACGGTTGCTCACGCCTCCAGACCCAGCGACAGAAGGGCTAA
- a CDS encoding GNAT family N-acetyltransferase, whose protein sequence is MEIRRLTPQDAEALARFYNGLSEESKRMFRPLGPKTTPEICREVARANRPEADEKFDLIALAEGEIIGWCFLWDLKSPEPTFGLAVADAYQGKGLGSTLMDRVMAEARARGLATVILTVVTDNERAWRLYQKRGFVRYGTFLGDDGLWYYRMRARLSPEGSDRSEEEHGSARES, encoded by the coding sequence ATGGAGATACGACGGCTGACCCCACAGGATGCCGAGGCGCTGGCGCGATTCTACAACGGGCTCAGCGAGGAGTCGAAGCGGATGTTTCGTCCGCTAGGGCCGAAGACCACGCCGGAGATCTGTCGGGAGGTCGCTCGTGCCAACCGCCCGGAGGCGGACGAGAAGTTCGACCTGATCGCGCTGGCCGAAGGGGAGATCATCGGCTGGTGCTTCCTGTGGGACCTGAAATCCCCGGAGCCCACGTTCGGGCTCGCCGTCGCCGATGCGTATCAGGGCAAGGGCCTGGGAAGCACGTTGATGGACCGGGTGATGGCCGAGGCAAGGGCCCGTGGGCTGGCGACGGTGATCCTGACGGTAGTGACGGACAACGAGAGGGCGTGGCGCCTCTACCAGAAGCGCGGTTTCGTCCGATACGGCACGTTTCTGGGGGATGATGGGCTGTGGTACTACCGCATGAGGGCCAGGCTATCGCCGGAGGGATCCGACCGATCGGAGGAAGAACATGGATCTGCACGTGAATCTTGA
- a CDS encoding glucose 1-dehydrogenase, with amino-acid sequence MDLHVNLEGKVALVTGTGRGIGTGLARALGEAGAWVAAHYHRSAEGAEEVAEGIRQAGGRAMTVQADVSQSAQVNAMVDAVVAEFGRLDILVNNSGVTMPAPFLELTEEVWDITHGVNLKGAFLCGQAAARVMVRQGEGGRIIYIGSVHGARTVPRFTHYAATKGGLKLLTMGMAQELAPYRITVNNISPGAIEVERFWEDPTYDPEAWGKPIPWGRVGQPIDVAAAVLFLCSQAAEYITGQTIYVDGGITAILGGQPPRSPDSRN; translated from the coding sequence ATGGATCTGCACGTGAATCTTGAGGGCAAGGTCGCGCTCGTCACGGGGACGGGACGTGGGATCGGAACGGGACTGGCGCGAGCCCTGGGGGAGGCGGGCGCCTGGGTCGCCGCGCACTACCACCGCAGCGCGGAGGGAGCCGAGGAAGTGGCGGAAGGTATCCGGCAGGCGGGCGGCCGCGCCATGACCGTGCAGGCGGATGTGTCCCAGTCGGCCCAGGTGAACGCCATGGTGGACGCCGTCGTGGCCGAGTTCGGCCGGTTGGACATCCTGGTGAACAACTCGGGCGTCACCATGCCCGCCCCATTCCTGGAGCTGACGGAGGAGGTATGGGACATCACCCACGGCGTCAACTTAAAGGGGGCCTTCCTCTGCGGCCAGGCGGCCGCCCGGGTGATGGTGCGCCAGGGGGAAGGCGGCCGGATCATCTACATCGGATCGGTGCATGGGGCGCGCACAGTGCCCCGATTCACCCACTACGCGGCCACCAAGGGCGGGCTGAAGCTGCTCACCATGGGCATGGCGCAGGAGCTGGCGCCGTATCGGATCACGGTCAACAACATCAGCCCTGGCGCCATCGAGGTGGAGCGGTTTTGGGAGGACCCGACGTACGACCCGGAGGCGTGGGGCAAGCCGATCCCCTGGGGCCGGGTGGGGCAGCCGATCGACGTGGCCGCCGCGGTGTTGTTCCTGTGCAGCCAGGCGGCGGAATACATCACCGGGCAGACCATCTACGTGGACGGCGGGATCACGGCCATCCTAGGCGGGCAACCGCCCCGCTCGCCCGATTCGCGCAACTGA
- a CDS encoding SWIM zinc finger domain-containing protein, giving the protein MIHEYASPQSYERGLDYYEQGAVLSVIRRGQQLLAEVEGSQYLPYQVRITFDAGGILDAACSCPYDWGGWCKHIVATLLTCIHAPEAIEERPSLKTLLADLDRDQLQALILELAEQRPELVDLVEAHVQSLRAQAEWEASQDRPRQRRTPLNPEAFRRQVRAILHSLDYMRPSEAYWHVGEVVNQVRRVLDQAWSFIEAGDGHSALVILEAITEAYTKDWTMLDDSNGEASGFFYDLGPAWIEALLTADLSPQERKKWADQLTRWQDELDDYGMEAVFDAAQAAALQGWDYPPLQRVLQGEITKLGAWEGEAPWYADELAIARLNVLARQGRHQEYIYLAKAEGQIELGLAMLAQLGQIQEAVEEGLQYLSTAGEALALAQALRKRGAIKEALRIAEHGLTLQGKKAPLARWLRDLATSVGETERALDAALIAFRESPSQADYQAIQELASEHWPELRAELLAHLRQVPGYSEAQVDIFLQEGLIDDAIAAVEKSANYAVIERVVNAAVKSRPDWAIRACLQQAEPIIEEGRSRYYHHAVHWLEKAQAAYQAAGREEEWRDYLEQLIRRHQRKHKLMGMLEILRR; this is encoded by the coding sequence ATGATCCACGAATATGCCTCCCCTCAATCCTACGAGCGCGGCCTAGACTACTACGAGCAGGGCGCGGTGCTCTCGGTGATCCGCCGCGGGCAACAGCTCCTGGCCGAGGTGGAGGGCAGCCAGTATCTGCCCTATCAGGTGCGCATCACTTTCGACGCGGGCGGCATCCTGGATGCCGCCTGTAGCTGTCCATACGACTGGGGCGGCTGGTGCAAGCACATCGTAGCCACGCTGCTGACCTGTATCCACGCGCCGGAGGCAATCGAGGAGCGACCATCCCTCAAAACCCTGCTGGCCGACCTGGACCGTGACCAGCTGCAGGCCTTGATATTGGAGCTGGCTGAACAGCGGCCAGAGCTCGTAGACCTTGTCGAAGCACATGTGCAAAGCCTCCGAGCCCAGGCGGAGTGGGAGGCTTCCCAGGACAGGCCACGCCAGCGCCGTACCCCGCTGAACCCGGAGGCCTTCCGCCGTCAGGTCCGCGCCATCTTGCACAGCCTGGACTATATGCGCCCCTCTGAAGCGTACTGGCATGTCGGCGAGGTAGTAAACCAAGTACGCCGAGTCCTGGATCAGGCGTGGTCCTTCATCGAGGCAGGGGACGGCCACAGTGCCCTGGTCATCCTGGAGGCTATCACCGAGGCATACACGAAGGACTGGACGATGCTGGATGATTCCAACGGTGAAGCCAGCGGCTTCTTCTACGACCTGGGGCCCGCCTGGATCGAGGCCCTGCTGACCGCTGATCTGAGCCCCCAGGAGCGCAAAAAGTGGGCCGATCAGCTGACGAGGTGGCAAGACGAGCTGGATGATTACGGCATGGAGGCGGTCTTTGACGCGGCTCAGGCGGCCGCGCTGCAAGGCTGGGACTATCCTCCTCTCCAGCGCGTGCTGCAGGGGGAGATCACCAAACTGGGGGCCTGGGAGGGAGAGGCGCCCTGGTACGCCGACGAACTGGCCATCGCCCGGCTCAACGTGTTGGCCCGCCAGGGACGTCACCAGGAGTACATCTATCTGGCCAAGGCGGAGGGCCAGATAGAACTCGGTCTGGCCATGCTGGCGCAACTAGGGCAGATACAGGAAGCGGTAGAGGAAGGGCTGCAATACTTATCGACGGCCGGGGAAGCACTGGCCCTGGCCCAGGCATTGCGAAAACGGGGCGCCATAAAAGAAGCTCTGCGCATCGCGGAGCATGGCCTCACCTTGCAAGGGAAGAAAGCACCACTGGCGCGCTGGCTGCGCGACCTCGCCACAAGCGTCGGGGAAACCGAGCGGGCACTCGACGCCGCGCTGATCGCCTTCCGGGAGAGCCCCAGCCAAGCCGATTACCAGGCGATCCAGGAGCTGGCCAGCGAGCACTGGCCAGAGCTGCGTGCGGAGCTGCTAGCTCACTTGCGCCAGGTCCCGGGTTACTCAGAAGCCCAGGTGGATATCTTCCTGCAAGAGGGACTGATCGACGACGCCATCGCCGCGGTGGAGAAGAGCGCAAACTACGCGGTGATCGAACGGGTGGTGAACGCGGCCGTCAAGAGCCGCCCTGACTGGGCCATTCGCGCCTGCCTCCAGCAGGCGGAACCCATCATCGAGGAGGGAAGGTCCCGGTACTATCACCACGCCGTACACTGGCTGGAGAAGGCCCAGGCGGCTTATCAGGCCGCTGGCCGCGAGGAGGAGTGGCGAGATTACCTGGAGCAACTCATCCGTCGTCATCAGCGTAAGCATAAACTGATGGGAATGTTGGAAATCCTGCGGCGGTAA
- a CDS encoding PIN domain-containing protein yields MPTRVNVFLDTSALFAGIWSAEGGARMILKLGEAEAIRLLVSSQVLEEMERALRRKAPALLGLLAMLLDRGRVEVVPSPTPQRVEESQALMGHPGDAQVLAAAWDAHTDYFVTLDREHFLENTALQEAIPFPMGTPGDFLAWYRTYLSKRAAD; encoded by the coding sequence ATGCCGACCAGGGTTAACGTCTTCCTCGACACGAGTGCTCTCTTCGCGGGCATTTGGTCCGCCGAGGGAGGCGCTCGCATGATCCTGAAGTTGGGCGAGGCCGAGGCTATCCGCCTGTTGGTCAGTTCCCAGGTGCTGGAAGAGATGGAGAGGGCCCTGCGTCGGAAGGCGCCCGCTTTGTTGGGCTTGTTAGCGATGCTGCTGGATCGCGGTCGAGTGGAGGTGGTCCCTTCACCTACGCCTCAGCGGGTGGAGGAGAGTCAGGCACTCATGGGACATCCAGGCGATGCTCAGGTACTGGCGGCGGCTTGGGACGCTCATACGGACTACTTCGTCACACTGGATCGGGAGCATTTCTTGGAGAACACCGCCTTGCAGGAGGCCATCCCGTTCCCAATGGGCACTCCGGGCGATTTTCTGGCCTGGTATCGGACGTATCTCTCCAAGAGGGCCGCGGACTAG
- a CDS encoding AbrB/MazE/SpoVT family DNA-binding domain-containing protein, which yields MTDTMVLRISSRGVVTLPKSLRQAYHLRPGDMLTLLDLGGVFVLSPRRSEVDALADRITQALIERGETLEGMLQALREERERYADQG from the coding sequence GTGACGGATACGATGGTGTTGCGGATCTCGAGTCGCGGGGTGGTGACTCTCCCGAAGTCCTTGCGTCAGGCTTATCATCTGCGCCCTGGTGATATGCTGACGTTGCTCGACTTGGGGGGCGTGTTCGTGCTCAGCCCGCGTCGTTCAGAGGTCGATGCGCTGGCCGATCGCATCACCCAGGCTCTTATCGAGCGTGGTGAAACCCTAGAGGGCATGTTACAGGCCTTGCGGGAGGAGCGCGAGCGATATGCCGACCAGGGTTAA
- a CDS encoding adenylyltransferase/cytidyltransferase family protein, translating into MSTDWILSLNCLPSSHRVQCRPEVPTVGDVVTLTEAIERREDWRGKTVVLTNGCFDLLHMGHVDYLARARALGDALIVGINGDASVRRLKGPGRPLVPATERAALVAALASVDLAVIFEEDTAIALVRALRPDIYAKGGDWGQPGGKRPPELEAAQAVGAAVRYLPYLPGYSTTALVQRIIQHMTSGSEAGE; encoded by the coding sequence ATGTCAACCGACTGGATACTATCTCTCAATTGCCTCCCCTCGTCCCATCGGGTACAATGCCGCCCGGAGGTGCCAACCGTGGGCGACGTGGTGACGCTGACCGAGGCCATCGAGCGGCGAGAGGACTGGCGCGGAAAGACGGTCGTCCTGACCAACGGCTGCTTCGACCTGCTGCACATGGGACATGTGGATTACCTGGCCCGGGCGCGGGCGCTGGGTGACGCGCTGATCGTAGGCATCAACGGGGACGCCAGCGTGCGCCGCCTGAAAGGGCCCGGCCGCCCCCTGGTCCCCGCGACGGAGCGCGCGGCCCTGGTGGCCGCGCTGGCCTCCGTGGATCTGGCCGTCATCTTCGAGGAGGACACCGCCATCGCATTGGTGCGGGCGCTACGCCCCGATATTTACGCCAAGGGGGGCGACTGGGGGCAACCGGGCGGCAAGCGCCCGCCGGAGCTGGAGGCCGCTCAGGCCGTCGGCGCCGCCGTCCGCTATCTCCCCTACCTCCCCGGCTACTCCACCACCGCGCTCGTCCAGCGGATCATCCAGCACATGACGTCCGGGAGCGAGGCCGGTGAGTGA